From the genome of Streptomyces sp. NBC_01260, one region includes:
- a CDS encoding GNAT family N-acetyltransferase: MNTAPPRDSGELTFRDATDADVPALVELIQSAYRGDSSRTGWTTEADILQGQRIDPQGVRAVVENPGSRLLVVERDGGPVACCQLEHRGEAAYFGMFAVRPSLQGGGLGKVIIAEAERTARESWGVREMHMTVISVRDDLIAWYERRGYRRTGEMSPFPYGDERFGIPQRDDLAFELLVKDLPTD; encoded by the coding sequence ATGAACACCGCCCCGCCCCGGGACTCGGGAGAGCTGACCTTCCGCGACGCGACCGACGCGGATGTGCCCGCACTCGTGGAGCTCATCCAGTCCGCGTACCGCGGTGACTCCAGCCGCACCGGATGGACCACTGAGGCGGACATCCTCCAGGGGCAGCGGATCGACCCGCAGGGGGTCCGCGCGGTGGTGGAGAACCCCGGCAGCAGGCTGCTCGTGGTGGAGCGCGACGGCGGGCCGGTCGCCTGCTGCCAGCTCGAGCACCGGGGTGAGGCCGCCTACTTCGGAATGTTCGCGGTCCGCCCCTCGCTCCAGGGCGGAGGCCTCGGCAAGGTGATCATCGCCGAGGCCGAGCGCACCGCCCGGGAGAGCTGGGGGGTGCGTGAGATGCACATGACCGTGATCTCGGTCCGGGACGATCTGATCGCCTGGTACGAGCGCCGCGGTTACCGCCGTACGGGAGAGATGAGCCCGTTCCCGTACGGCGATGAGCGCTTCGGTATCCCGCAGCGCGACGATCTCGCCTTCGAACTGCTGGTCAAGGACCTCCCGACGGACTGA
- a CDS encoding DUF5134 domain-containing protein → MHGPAMSGWLLMALCALTGAYCLLRTRSGTGEERRTARAEAVMGFGMAAMAVPAAVLAPPAWGWAVYAALFGVAALRALWFSRRSGHHLHHLVGSSAMVYMAVVMAGPGGAAHGGHGSHTMAAAGGVPLLTGLLLAYYAAYVLHSGARLIPVAAMTSGGGAVAGGPPSAGWAGRPELALACRLTMGISMFAMLLTL, encoded by the coding sequence GTGCATGGTCCGGCGATGTCCGGCTGGCTGCTGATGGCGTTGTGCGCTCTGACAGGCGCGTACTGCCTGCTGCGTACCCGCAGCGGGACCGGGGAGGAGCGCAGGACGGCGCGTGCGGAGGCCGTGATGGGCTTCGGGATGGCCGCGATGGCGGTGCCCGCGGCCGTCCTCGCCCCGCCCGCGTGGGGATGGGCCGTGTACGCGGCGCTGTTCGGCGTCGCCGCGTTGCGCGCCCTGTGGTTCTCCCGCCGCAGCGGTCACCATCTGCACCATCTGGTCGGCTCGTCGGCGATGGTCTACATGGCCGTCGTGATGGCGGGTCCCGGCGGGGCGGCGCACGGCGGGCACGGATCGCACACCATGGCGGCGGCCGGGGGCGTACCACTGCTGACCGGACTGCTCCTCGCCTACTACGCCGCCTATGTACTGCACTCGGGCGCCCGGCTGATCCCGGTGGCCGCGATGACGAGCGGCGGCGGGGCCGTGGCGGGCGGACCGCCGTCGGCCGGCTGGGCCGGCCGGCCGGAGCTGGCGCTGGCCTGCCGTCTGACCATGGGGATATCGATGTTCGCGATGCTGCTCACTCTGTGA
- a CDS encoding HAD family hydrolase, with protein sequence MPIKGVLFDFSGTLFRIESVRSWLAAACAVRGVSVEEADFDRYARELEAACALPGGPSPQRVPEALAEDWACRDESVHRHRAAYTGLARQVALPDPGLYDALYERHRTPEAWCPYPDAAEVLGALAGSGVRIGVVSNIGWDLRPVFRAHGLDAFVDAYVLSFEHGIQKPDAQLFHTACTLLGQHPTDVVMVGDDRHADAGAAALGCEVRFVEHAPLAERPYGLRELGLVPGVA encoded by the coding sequence ATGCCGATCAAGGGTGTGCTCTTCGACTTCTCCGGGACGCTGTTCCGGATCGAGTCCGTCCGGTCCTGGCTCGCCGCGGCCTGCGCCGTGCGGGGGGTGAGCGTGGAAGAGGCCGACTTCGACCGGTACGCACGGGAGCTGGAGGCCGCCTGCGCGCTGCCGGGCGGACCCAGTCCGCAGCGGGTGCCGGAAGCCCTGGCGGAGGACTGGGCCTGCCGTGACGAGAGCGTGCACCGGCACCGGGCCGCGTACACCGGTCTGGCCCGCCAGGTCGCGCTGCCTGATCCCGGGCTGTACGACGCGCTGTACGAACGGCACCGGACCCCGGAAGCCTGGTGTCCGTATCCGGACGCGGCCGAGGTGCTGGGCGCGCTGGCCGGCAGTGGTGTCCGGATCGGCGTGGTCAGCAACATCGGCTGGGATCTGCGGCCGGTCTTCCGGGCGCACGGCCTGGACGCCTTCGTGGACGCGTACGTGCTGTCCTTCGAGCACGGCATCCAGAAGCCGGACGCACAGCTCTTCCACACGGCCTGCACACTTCTGGGACAGCATCCGACGGATGTGGTGATGGTCGGCGACGACCGGCACGCGGACGCCGGAGCCGCCGCACTGGGCTGCGAGGTGCGGTTCGTGGAGCACGCACCGCTGGCCGAGCGGCCGTACGGGCTACGGGAGCTCGGATTGGTGCCCGGGGTTGCCTGA
- a CDS encoding M56 family metallopeptidase gives MLVSLALLLLGALAAVVTPRLMARAEWPEREPVVALWVWQCVVAGVLLSFALSMTFSAAAAWQAVRGHVFAPAPHAVVEAYALAAYGPWSAVMAVLLALGGVWTAAMLTREIHRAQLRRRRRRAELLVRSPLMPGEEPGSERLVVLEGERPDAWWLPGAAPQLVITTAALGRLKGRQLNAVLAHEQGHAKARHDWLLNCSAALASGFPQVPVFAAFRGEMYRLVELAADDVASRRFGRLTIALALVELNEDRGVFGPSPTPDAQVPLRVDRLLAPAGRLTAGRRLRLTAAAALVPAVPLLVALVPAISALG, from the coding sequence ATGTTGGTCTCCCTCGCGCTGCTGCTGCTCGGTGCACTGGCCGCCGTCGTGACCCCGCGGCTGATGGCGCGGGCCGAATGGCCGGAGCGCGAGCCCGTCGTGGCGCTGTGGGTGTGGCAGTGCGTGGTGGCCGGTGTGCTGCTCTCCTTCGCACTGTCCATGACGTTCAGCGCGGCCGCGGCCTGGCAGGCGGTGCGCGGCCATGTCTTCGCGCCCGCGCCGCACGCCGTCGTCGAGGCTTACGCCCTTGCGGCATACGGGCCCTGGTCGGCCGTGATGGCCGTGCTGCTGGCACTGGGCGGTGTGTGGACGGCCGCGATGCTGACCCGGGAGATCCACCGGGCGCAGCTGCGTCGCAGGCGGCGGCGGGCCGAACTCCTGGTGCGCTCCCCGCTGATGCCCGGCGAGGAGCCCGGCAGCGAACGGCTGGTGGTACTGGAGGGGGAACGGCCCGATGCCTGGTGGCTGCCGGGCGCGGCACCTCAACTGGTCATCACCACCGCCGCGCTGGGCAGGCTGAAGGGCCGTCAGCTGAATGCGGTGCTCGCGCATGAGCAGGGGCACGCGAAGGCGCGCCACGACTGGCTGCTGAACTGCTCCGCCGCGCTGGCGTCCGGGTTTCCGCAGGTGCCGGTGTTCGCGGCGTTTCGCGGCGAGATGTACCGGCTCGTCGAGCTGGCCGCCGACGATGTGGCGTCACGCCGCTTCGGCCGGCTGACGATCGCCCTGGCGCTGGTCGAACTCAACGAGGACCGGGGCGTGTTCGGCCCGTCCCCGACACCGGACGCGCAGGTGCCGCTTCGGGTCGACCGGCTGCTGGCGCCTGCGGGGCGGCTCACCGCGGGCCGCCGGCTGCGGCTGACCGCGGCGGCCGCGCTCGTACCGGCGGTTCCGCTGCTGGTCGCGCTCGTTCCGGCGATCAGCGCCCTGGGTTAG
- a CDS encoding glycerophosphodiester phosphodiesterase, translated as MSFLTIGHRGVMGVEPENTLRSFVHAEQAGMDLIELDLHLSKDGALAVMHDAEVDRTTDGKGPIAEKTLTELRELDAGRGERVPVFEEVLDAVGSPLQAEIKDVAAARTLAEVMRRRDLVDRVEVISFHDEAIAEIAQLVPGVRTALVASRWGEDVVDRAKAVGATRLVLNVRRITLELVEKAHAEGLTVVGWVVNTQDHLRLARGLGLDGATTDFPEIRRAGRFTA; from the coding sequence TTGTCTTTTCTCACCATCGGTCATCGCGGGGTGATGGGTGTCGAGCCGGAGAACACCCTGCGTTCGTTCGTCCACGCCGAGCAGGCCGGGATGGACCTCATCGAACTGGACCTTCACCTGAGCAAGGACGGCGCCCTCGCTGTCATGCACGACGCCGAGGTGGACCGTACGACCGACGGCAAGGGCCCCATCGCGGAGAAGACCCTGACCGAGCTGCGTGAACTCGACGCCGGCCGGGGCGAGCGGGTACCGGTCTTCGAAGAGGTTCTCGACGCCGTGGGATCTCCGCTGCAGGCGGAGATCAAGGACGTGGCCGCCGCCCGCACGCTGGCGGAGGTGATGCGGCGGCGCGATCTCGTCGACCGGGTCGAGGTGATCTCGTTCCACGACGAGGCGATCGCCGAGATCGCGCAACTGGTGCCCGGTGTGCGCACGGCACTCGTCGCCAGTCGCTGGGGCGAGGACGTGGTGGACCGCGCGAAGGCGGTGGGCGCCACCCGGCTGGTGCTCAACGTCCGGCGCATCACCCTGGAGCTGGTCGAGAAGGCGCACGCCGAGGGGCTGACGGTGGTGGGCTGGGTGGTCAACACCCAGGACCACCTGCGGCTTGCCCGCGGGCTCGGGCTCGACGGCGCGACCACCGACTTCCCGGAGATCCGCCGCGCGGGCCGCTTCACCGCATAG
- a CDS encoding glycosyltransferase family 39 protein, producing the protein MRAWQPRPRGWRDRGAPLLARLSLSLFGVSEAGLRLWPALAAAGTVVVGGLTAREFGGARRAQLLAAIATGTMPVLLSSGHVANTTSYEVLAWAAIAFTVTRIGRTGDTRWWLAGGALVGIGAEFNHLAAIFGAVLLAVALLGPARRTVADRRLLAGAAIAVLLVLPDLWWQARHGWAMFEMTRALNAEHGGPGNIVTWIVGQLSMSCLVMTLLWVAGLRFLWRSGRPLWRCLAITYAVLFVLFAVTTGAQVYYLGGLYVCLLAAGAVGLDDWLYSRPERLRALLAGTAVSATLSAVIVLPVLPS; encoded by the coding sequence GTGCGCGCCTGGCAGCCCCGGCCGCGCGGATGGCGCGACCGGGGGGCCCCGCTGCTCGCCCGGCTCTCGCTGTCGTTGTTCGGCGTCTCGGAGGCGGGTCTGCGACTGTGGCCCGCGCTGGCTGCCGCCGGCACGGTGGTCGTGGGCGGGCTGACCGCGCGGGAGTTCGGCGGCGCACGGCGGGCGCAGCTGCTCGCCGCGATCGCGACGGGCACCATGCCCGTGCTGCTGAGTAGCGGGCACGTCGCCAACACGACGTCGTACGAAGTGCTGGCGTGGGCGGCGATCGCGTTCACGGTCACGCGGATCGGCCGTACCGGCGACACCCGGTGGTGGCTCGCCGGGGGAGCGCTGGTCGGCATCGGCGCGGAATTCAATCACCTCGCGGCGATCTTCGGGGCCGTCCTGCTGGCCGTTGCCCTGCTCGGTCCGGCCCGCCGGACCGTGGCCGACCGCCGGCTGCTCGCGGGCGCGGCGATCGCCGTGCTGCTCGTGCTGCCCGATCTGTGGTGGCAGGCGCGGCACGGCTGGGCCATGTTCGAGATGACGCGGGCACTGAACGCGGAGCACGGCGGCCCGGGAAACATCGTCACCTGGATCGTGGGGCAGCTCAGCATGTCCTGTCTGGTGATGACGTTGTTGTGGGTGGCAGGCCTGAGGTTCCTGTGGCGGTCCGGCCGACCGCTGTGGCGATGCCTGGCGATCACGTACGCCGTGCTGTTCGTGTTGTTCGCCGTGACGACCGGAGCCCAGGTGTACTACCTGGGCGGGCTGTACGTGTGCCTGCTGGCGGCCGGGGCGGTGGGCCTCGACGACTGGCTGTACTCCCGCCCCGAACGGCTGCGCGCCCTGCTGGCCGGAACGGCCGTCTCGGCCACGCTGTCCGCCGTGATCGTGCTGCCGGTGCTGCCGTCCTAA
- a CDS encoding ArsR/SmtB family transcription factor gives MTPASATEAAVGARTLAHPARDEIRIESVLHALSDPVRLCVVRELAAADEELTCSRFDLPVTKSTTTHHFRVLRESGIVQQIYRGTAKMNGLRREDLEALFPGLLDRVLEAANRQADRLGEG, from the coding sequence GTGACCCCTGCCAGTGCCACAGAAGCGGCCGTCGGCGCCCGCACGCTGGCCCACCCGGCACGTGACGAGATCAGGATCGAGTCGGTGCTGCACGCGCTCTCCGACCCGGTGCGGCTGTGCGTGGTGCGTGAACTGGCCGCCGCGGACGAGGAACTCACCTGTTCCCGGTTCGATCTGCCGGTGACCAAGTCGACCACCACGCACCACTTCCGGGTGCTGCGCGAGAGCGGCATCGTCCAGCAGATCTACCGGGGCACCGCCAAGATGAACGGGCTGCGCCGCGAGGACCTGGAGGCGCTGTTCCCCGGACTGCTGGATCGCGTGCTCGAAGCCGCGAACCGGCAGGCGGACCGGCTCGGCGAGGGCTGA
- a CDS encoding LVIVD repeat-containing protein: MTSLHTTPVRRRRLGVAAAAAGLFATLLMAGPAAATPDPGDSAATRTEVSTRQEAEATAAIKSGEVPGVDEIVHSPNITHLANVPKDALQGLNTDLAFQGKYAYAGNYDGFRIFDISNPKSPKTVAQVLCPGSQNDISVSGNLLFLSTDSSRSDNSCASTTQPATEKSSWEGMKVFDISDKRNPKYVAAVETACGSHTHTLVPERKNVYVYVSSYSPSEAFPDCRPPHDGISVIKVPRQAPEKARVVNFPVLFPDGGNPGAPTNPGVSKTTGCHDITVLPSKDLAAGACMGDGLLFSIKDPENPKIIDRVQDNVNFAFWHSATFNQRADKVVFTDELGGGSAATCNEEIGPKRGADGIYDIVGRGDHRKLVFRSYFKIDRPQADTEVCVAHNGSIIPVKGRDLMVQAWYQGGVSVWDFTDSSKPKEIGFFERGPVSTDEVTTAGPWSAYYYNGYIYSNDIAKGFDVLRIDDRRTDPAKRVRTDELNVQTQPDYFDR, encoded by the coding sequence GTGACCTCGTTGCACACCACCCCGGTGCGGCGCAGACGTCTGGGCGTGGCGGCTGCCGCCGCCGGGCTCTTCGCCACTCTGCTGATGGCCGGACCCGCGGCCGCGACACCCGACCCGGGTGACTCGGCCGCGACCCGAACCGAAGTCTCCACGCGCCAGGAGGCGGAGGCGACCGCCGCGATCAAGAGCGGTGAGGTACCCGGCGTGGACGAGATCGTCCACAGCCCCAACATCACCCATCTCGCCAACGTCCCGAAGGACGCGCTCCAGGGGCTGAACACGGACCTGGCCTTCCAGGGGAAGTACGCCTACGCCGGGAACTACGACGGCTTCAGGATCTTCGACATCAGCAATCCGAAGTCGCCGAAGACGGTCGCCCAGGTCCTGTGCCCCGGATCGCAGAACGACATCTCCGTCTCCGGGAACCTGCTCTTCCTGTCGACCGACTCCTCGCGCAGCGACAACTCGTGTGCCAGCACCACCCAGCCCGCCACGGAGAAGTCCTCCTGGGAGGGCATGAAAGTCTTCGACATCAGCGACAAGCGCAATCCGAAGTACGTCGCCGCCGTCGAGACCGCGTGCGGATCGCACACCCACACGCTCGTCCCCGAGCGCAAGAACGTGTATGTGTACGTCTCCTCGTACTCGCCGAGTGAGGCGTTCCCGGACTGCCGGCCGCCGCATGACGGCATCTCCGTCATCAAGGTGCCGCGCCAGGCACCCGAGAAGGCCCGCGTCGTGAACTTCCCGGTGCTCTTCCCCGACGGCGGGAACCCGGGCGCGCCCACGAACCCGGGCGTGTCCAAGACCACCGGCTGCCACGACATCACCGTGCTGCCCTCCAAGGACCTGGCCGCCGGTGCGTGCATGGGAGACGGTCTGCTGTTCTCCATCAAGGACCCGGAGAACCCGAAGATCATCGACCGGGTGCAGGACAACGTGAACTTCGCGTTCTGGCACTCGGCGACGTTCAACCAGCGCGCGGACAAGGTCGTCTTCACCGATGAGCTGGGCGGTGGCAGCGCGGCCACCTGCAACGAGGAGATCGGCCCGAAGCGCGGTGCCGACGGCATCTACGACATCGTCGGCAGGGGCGACCACCGTAAGCTGGTCTTCCGCAGCTACTTCAAGATCGACCGCCCGCAGGCCGACACCGAGGTCTGCGTCGCCCACAACGGTTCGATCATTCCGGTCAAGGGCCGTGACCTGATGGTCCAGGCCTGGTACCAGGGCGGAGTCTCGGTCTGGGACTTCACCGACTCGTCGAAGCCGAAGGAGATCGGCTTCTTCGAGCGCGGTCCCGTCAGCACGGATGAGGTCACCACGGCCGGTCCCTGGTCGGCGTACTACTACAACGGCTACATCTACTCCAACGACATCGCCAAGGGCTTCGACGTCCTGAGGATCGACGACCGGCGCACTGATCCGGCGAAGCGGGTGCGCACGGACGAGCTCAATGTCCAGACGCAGCCGGACTACTTCGACCGCTGA
- a CDS encoding FAD-dependent oxidoreductase — protein MQRVAVVGSGPSGIYAAQALVAHPLLPGVRVHVLDRLPCPYGLVRYGVAPDHEKIKSLQQSLRAVLEHDRVTFVGNVPVGGDGVSPEQLGGLYQAVVYCVGAATDRPLGIPGEELPGSHSATDFVSWYSAHPDAAAGRFALQARSVVVIGIGNVAVDVARILARGADELRPTDVPEPALGALAGSRVREIHMAGRRGPSQARFTTKELRELGALPGARITVDPAELVLDPAYAGTAPGSPALPAMVRRNLDVLRGWAADVSADGRTPARTIGLRFYLRPVALLERRGRVAGVRFARTAPDGTGGVRDTGTFEEIDAQLVLRAVGYRGMPLPGLPFDPVRGTVPHLAGRVLRGAAPSPGQYVAGWIKRGPTGVIGSNRSCAKETVASLAEDAPLLAGRPSAPDPVAALRAYGLRPVEWDGWLSIERAEAALGRSLGRGPVKIPDWPGLMDAARGDGLA, from the coding sequence GTGCAACGCGTCGCCGTCGTCGGCTCCGGCCCCAGCGGGATCTACGCCGCCCAGGCACTGGTCGCCCACCCCCTGCTGCCCGGTGTGCGGGTGCACGTCCTGGACCGGCTGCCCTGTCCGTACGGCCTGGTGCGGTACGGCGTCGCCCCGGACCACGAGAAGATCAAATCGCTCCAGCAGAGCCTGCGGGCCGTCCTGGAGCACGACCGGGTCACCTTCGTCGGCAATGTCCCGGTGGGCGGGGACGGGGTGTCGCCGGAGCAGCTCGGCGGGCTGTACCAGGCGGTGGTCTACTGCGTCGGGGCGGCCACGGACCGCCCGCTGGGCATCCCCGGGGAGGAGCTGCCCGGCAGCCACTCGGCGACCGACTTCGTCTCCTGGTACAGCGCTCACCCCGATGCGGCCGCCGGCCGTTTCGCGCTCCAGGCCCGTTCCGTCGTGGTGATCGGGATCGGCAATGTCGCCGTCGACGTGGCGCGGATCCTCGCGCGGGGCGCCGATGAACTGCGGCCCACCGATGTGCCGGAGCCCGCGCTCGGCGCCCTGGCCGGCAGCCGGGTGCGTGAGATTCACATGGCGGGCAGACGGGGACCCTCGCAGGCCAGGTTCACCACCAAGGAGCTCCGGGAACTCGGCGCGCTTCCCGGGGCACGGATCACCGTGGACCCGGCGGAGCTCGTCCTGGACCCGGCGTACGCCGGTACGGCACCGGGCTCCCCGGCGCTCCCCGCGATGGTGCGGCGGAACCTCGACGTGCTGCGCGGGTGGGCCGCGGACGTCTCTGCCGACGGACGGACACCGGCCCGAACCATCGGGCTGCGGTTCTACCTGCGCCCGGTCGCGCTCCTTGAGCGCCGGGGGCGGGTGGCCGGTGTGCGGTTCGCCCGTACGGCACCGGACGGCACCGGCGGCGTGCGGGACACCGGTACGTTCGAGGAGATCGACGCGCAGCTCGTACTGCGGGCGGTCGGCTACCGAGGGATGCCCTTGCCCGGTCTGCCCTTCGACCCGGTGCGCGGGACGGTGCCCCACCTGGCCGGCCGGGTGCTGCGGGGCGCGGCCCCGTCGCCCGGGCAGTACGTCGCGGGGTGGATCAAGCGGGGCCCGACCGGGGTCATCGGGTCGAACCGGTCGTGCGCCAAGGAGACGGTCGCCTCCTTGGCCGAGGACGCCCCGCTGCTCGCCGGACGCCCGTCGGCACCGGATCCGGTGGCCGCGCTGCGGGCGTACGGGCTGCGGCCGGTGGAGTGGGACGGCTGGCTGTCGATCGAACGGGCGGAGGCGGCCCTGGGACGGTCGCTCGGCCGCGGGCCGGTGAAGATCCCGGACTGGCCGGGACTGATGGACGCGGCCCGGGGCGACGGCCTCGCGTAG
- a CDS encoding DUF305 domain-containing protein — MLIRRQSRRFRGTALAAAVTAAVLTSGGCDGSGGDNGPEDRAGGGSSVVAPGKPGEPARTLSASEAAKAAAGVDTPNSADVRYVRMMIQHHAQALVLTRLVPSRSGSAAVKRLAERITAAQQPEIGAMKGWLSRHGRTEQADGHDHGAMPGMATAAQLEQLRAAKGKAFDQLFLKRMITHHQGAVSMATEVLSEGNNVQVEEMADDVVAQQTTEISRMRSLPS; from the coding sequence TTGTTGATTCGTCGTCAGTCCCGGCGGTTCCGCGGAACCGCCCTCGCCGCCGCCGTCACCGCAGCCGTGCTCACCTCGGGCGGATGCGACGGGAGCGGCGGTGACAACGGCCCGGAGGACCGGGCGGGCGGGGGCAGTTCGGTCGTGGCCCCCGGAAAGCCGGGGGAGCCGGCACGTACGCTCTCGGCCTCGGAGGCCGCGAAGGCCGCCGCCGGGGTGGACACCCCCAACTCGGCGGACGTCCGCTACGTCCGGATGATGATCCAGCACCATGCCCAGGCACTGGTACTGACCCGTCTGGTCCCCTCCCGCTCCGGCTCGGCCGCGGTCAAGCGGCTCGCCGAGCGCATCACCGCGGCCCAGCAGCCCGAGATCGGCGCGATGAAGGGCTGGCTCAGCCGCCACGGCCGGACGGAGCAGGCCGACGGCCATGACCACGGCGCCATGCCCGGCATGGCCACCGCCGCCCAGCTGGAACAGCTCCGGGCCGCGAAGGGCAAGGCCTTCGACCAGCTGTTCCTCAAGCGCATGATCACCCACCACCAGGGTGCGGTCAGCATGGCAACCGAGGTGCTCTCGGAGGGGAACAACGTCCAGGTCGAGGAGATGGCCGACGACGTCGTCGCCCAGCAGACCACCGAGATCAGCCGGATGCGCTCTCTCCCCTCCTGA
- a CDS encoding phosphatase PAP2 family protein, translated as MHHSQLLSRPDRIRTSRQALRTGTVCAALSLTLLVLVAARWSPLMSLDRTVADALHRRAVTEPGLVHVNRVLTDWLWDPWTMRALIAVAVVALWWRGARPLAGWVAATSLFSSLLQQGIKAAVGRERPQWPDPVDSAHYAAFPSGHALTAMVSCGLLLWLLRRHGAGPRMWRAALVAAWVSVLGVGVTRLYLGVHWPSDVLGGWLLGAALVAFAVAGFERYESREQRSRDV; from the coding sequence ATGCACCACTCCCAGCTCCTCTCCCGTCCGGACCGTATCCGCACCTCCCGGCAGGCCCTGCGGACCGGGACCGTCTGTGCGGCCCTCTCCCTGACGCTGCTGGTCCTGGTCGCCGCGCGGTGGTCACCGCTGATGAGCCTGGACCGTACGGTCGCCGACGCGTTGCACCGGCGGGCGGTGACGGAGCCCGGCCTCGTCCACGTCAACCGGGTGCTGACGGACTGGCTGTGGGACCCCTGGACGATGCGCGCTCTGATCGCCGTCGCCGTGGTGGCCCTGTGGTGGCGCGGCGCCCGGCCGCTCGCGGGCTGGGTGGCGGCGACGAGCCTGTTCTCCAGCCTCTTGCAGCAGGGGATCAAGGCCGCGGTCGGCCGGGAGCGTCCCCAGTGGCCGGACCCGGTGGACTCCGCCCACTACGCGGCGTTCCCGTCCGGGCACGCGCTGACGGCCATGGTGAGCTGCGGACTGCTGCTGTGGCTGCTGCGCCGGCACGGCGCCGGACCCCGGATGTGGCGGGCGGCCCTGGTGGCGGCGTGGGTCTCGGTGCTCGGGGTGGGTGTCACCCGGCTCTACCTGGGCGTGCACTGGCCGTCCGATGTGCTGGGCGGGTGGCTGCTGGGGGCCGCGCTGGTCGCGTTCGCGGTCGCGGGATTCGAACGGTACGAGTCGCGTGAACAGCGTTCGCGCGACGTCTGA
- a CDS encoding VOC family protein has translation MVHVLSSRILLRPTDPERSRAFYGESLGLPVHREFGTGPERGTVYFLGGGFLEVSGRGDAPPAPGLLLWLQVADVRAAYEELSAHGVEVLRAPRREPWGLDEMWISDPDGVRIAVVEVPEDHPLRFRP, from the coding sequence ATGGTTCATGTGCTGAGCAGCCGGATCCTGTTGCGCCCCACGGACCCCGAACGGTCACGCGCCTTCTACGGGGAGTCCCTCGGCCTGCCCGTCCACCGGGAGTTCGGCACCGGTCCCGAGCGGGGGACGGTCTACTTCCTGGGCGGCGGCTTCCTGGAAGTGTCCGGACGCGGTGACGCGCCACCGGCCCCCGGGCTGCTGCTGTGGCTCCAGGTGGCCGATGTGCGGGCGGCATACGAGGAGTTGTCGGCCCACGGTGTTGAGGTGCTGCGGGCGCCGAGGCGTGAGCCCTGGGGACTCGACGAGATGTGGATCTCCGATCCGGACGGGGTCCGCATCGCCGTCGTCGAGGTGCCCGAGGACCATCCGCTGCGCTTCCGGCCCTGA
- a CDS encoding acyl-CoA thioesterase — translation MTFFVDVTVRGYELDTQGHLNQAVYLQYAEHARWELLRAAGLPQEKLLADGVGPVALEVTVKFLKELRGGERVRVSCRFDYGKGKTFTVAQQILKEDGTVAADVTGVAGILDLSTRRLIPDPGGRLASLAKDPELLSG, via the coding sequence ATGACCTTCTTTGTGGACGTGACCGTGCGGGGCTACGAACTCGACACGCAGGGCCATCTGAACCAGGCCGTCTATCTCCAGTACGCGGAGCACGCGCGCTGGGAGTTGCTGCGGGCCGCCGGGCTGCCCCAGGAGAAGCTGCTGGCCGACGGCGTGGGGCCCGTCGCGCTCGAGGTCACGGTGAAGTTCCTGAAGGAGCTGCGGGGTGGTGAACGGGTGCGGGTGTCCTGCCGGTTCGACTACGGGAAGGGCAAGACCTTCACGGTCGCGCAGCAGATCCTCAAGGAGGACGGCACAGTGGCGGCGGACGTCACGGGTGTCGCGGGCATCCTCGACCTGTCGACCCGCAGGCTGATCCCTGATCCGGGCGGCCGTCTCGCCTCGCTGGCCAAGGACCCGGAGCTGCTGAGCGGCTGA